From one Treponema denticola genomic stretch:
- a CDS encoding HlyD family secretion protein, protein MKSILYVEDLTYTGEVLQEQKTGIFSSVISIICLLALCTAAWLILGKKEEVVRASGMVRPIENVSFVKSFTAGKIQNIHFTSGQYVEKGAALLNIDDTVAQKERQNLEDLMIKIEQKIKDTEACIKSAEKDLMLVPFERKIAYKRMENYFSVKTNLEKALELNSRIFEEEKALPDFSLANQKLELLNLNVEKSKRDLEQYKNSFFHSLLSEKEALEFQKENLSNSLFRMEESLKLFTVYAPISGEVQEISSLNCGDNVFSGQEILKIVPSSSENIRVVLRLPSSKAGLVREDMKVRLKFPAFPHHEFGSLDGQVETILPDVYLGAKSSEYAVFVKLDGNTLPDKKGIAHFLKVGLDAEASIITETGSILSFILKRLEVK, encoded by the coding sequence ATGAAATCCATTTTATATGTTGAAGATTTAACTTATACCGGCGAAGTGCTTCAAGAGCAAAAAACAGGGATTTTCAGTTCCGTAATTTCAATTATCTGCCTTCTGGCTCTTTGCACAGCGGCTTGGCTTATTTTAGGAAAAAAAGAAGAAGTTGTAAGGGCTTCAGGTATGGTGCGTCCCATAGAAAATGTTTCCTTTGTAAAAAGTTTTACGGCAGGAAAGATACAAAATATTCACTTTACCTCAGGCCAATATGTCGAAAAAGGGGCTGCTCTTTTAAACATTGATGATACGGTTGCCCAAAAGGAAAGGCAAAACCTTGAGGATCTGATGATTAAAATCGAACAAAAAATTAAGGATACGGAGGCCTGCATTAAAAGTGCGGAAAAAGACTTAATGCTTGTTCCATTTGAAAGAAAAATAGCTTATAAACGGATGGAAAATTATTTTTCGGTAAAAACCAATTTGGAAAAAGCTTTAGAGCTGAATTCTAGAATTTTTGAAGAAGAAAAAGCTCTTCCAGATTTTAGTTTGGCAAATCAAAAACTTGAGCTTCTCAATTTAAATGTTGAAAAAAGCAAAAGAGACTTAGAGCAGTATAAAAATTCTTTTTTCCATTCTCTCCTCAGCGAAAAAGAGGCTTTAGAGTTTCAAAAAGAAAATTTAAGCAATTCCCTTTTTAGAATGGAAGAAAGTTTAAAACTTTTTACCGTCTATGCTCCTATTTCGGGAGAGGTGCAGGAAATTTCATCTCTTAACTGCGGGGATAATGTTTTTAGCGGCCAAGAAATATTAAAGATTGTGCCTTCCTCAAGCGAAAACATTAGGGTTGTGTTAAGACTCCCTTCTTCAAAGGCGGGGCTTGTAAGAGAGGACATGAAGGTTCGTTTAAAATTTCCGGCCTTTCCCCACCACGAATTCGGCAGCCTTGACGGGCAAGTGGAAACCATCCTTCCCGATGTTTATTTGGGAGCAAAAAGTTCCGAGTATGCCGTCTTTGTAAAATTGGATGGGAATACCTTGCCGGATAAAAAGGGTATAGCTCATTTTCTAAAAGTTGGATTGGATGCCGAGGCATCAATAATCACCGAAACAGGGTCTATTCTGTCATTTATACTAAAAAGATTGGAGGTAAAATGA
- the secE gene encoding preprotein translocase subunit SecE, whose translation MAKIGTFWKECIGELRKVVWPTASEVGSSVKVVLISTLIVAVFLGGLDAFFIACVGWIF comes from the coding sequence ATGGCTAAAATTGGAACTTTTTGGAAAGAATGTATAGGCGAGCTTAGAAAAGTTGTCTGGCCTACGGCTTCTGAAGTAGGCTCTTCAGTAAAAGTAGTGTTGATTTCTACCCTTATTGTAGCTGTTTTTCTCGGCGGTCTTGATGCTTTCTTTATAGCTTGTGTGGGTTGGATATTTTAA
- a CDS encoding Rpn family recombination-promoting nuclease/putative transposase — MIKKFEDLTFTDDFMFCKVMQDPDLCKRLIEMILFDTIGKITYISVQHNINTYEQAKSVRFDVLVQTENGKFYDVEMQVSNEKNIPKRMRFYQAAIDISFLDKGNFYNDLNDSFIIFICLFDVIGKNRPVYTFENICLEDKNTSLQDGTKKVIINAEGFKDTKDKELKEFLEYLKTGKTKSEFTRRIEEMIQTVKQNEQARQEYRLMSTFEMDARYKGFSEGTYETKKETARLMKMEKCDNNFIMKITGLSEAEIEEL; from the coding sequence ATGATTAAAAAATTTGAAGATTTGACATTTACAGATGACTTTATGTTCTGTAAAGTTATGCAAGATCCCGATTTGTGTAAAAGACTTATTGAAATGATATTATTCGATACAATAGGGAAAATTACATATATTTCGGTGCAGCATAATATTAACACCTACGAACAGGCAAAATCCGTAAGATTTGATGTTCTGGTACAAACAGAAAACGGTAAATTCTACGATGTTGAAATGCAGGTAAGCAACGAGAAGAATATACCTAAAAGAATGAGGTTTTACCAAGCAGCTATAGACATTTCGTTCTTGGATAAGGGGAATTTCTATAATGATTTAAATGACAGCTTTATAATTTTTATCTGTTTATTTGATGTTATCGGTAAAAATAGACCAGTTTATACTTTTGAAAACATCTGTCTTGAAGATAAAAACACATCTTTACAAGATGGAACGAAAAAGGTTATAATAAACGCAGAAGGCTTTAAAGACACTAAAGACAAAGAATTAAAGGAATTTTTAGAATATCTTAAAACCGGCAAAACAAAGAGTGAATTTACAAGGAGGATAGAAGAAATGATACAAACAGTAAAACAAAATGAACAGGCAAGACAAGAATATAGATTAATGTCTACTTTTGAAATGGATGCTAGGTATAAAGGTTTTTCGGAAGGTACTTATGAAACTAAGAAAGAAACAGCTAGACTTATGAAAATGGAAAAATGTGATAATAATTTTATTATGAAAATTACAGGTCTTTCTGAAGCTGAGATTGAGGAACTGTAA
- the rplK gene encoding 50S ribosomal protein L11, with the protein MAKKKVVTQIKLQCPAGKATPAPPVGPALGPHGVSAPQFVQQFNDRTKSMEPGLVIPVVITVYADKSFTFILKTPPASVLIKKACKIEKGSATSVTAKVGKLSKAALEEIAKTKMPDINANDIEAAKKIIAGTARSMGVEVER; encoded by the coding sequence ATGGCAAAGAAAAAGGTTGTGACACAGATTAAACTTCAGTGTCCCGCAGGAAAAGCAACTCCTGCGCCGCCTGTAGGCCCGGCTCTAGGTCCGCACGGTGTAAGTGCGCCTCAGTTTGTACAGCAGTTTAATGACCGTACAAAGTCCATGGAGCCCGGTTTGGTTATCCCCGTTGTTATTACGGTATATGCCGATAAGAGTTTTACTTTTATCCTCAAAACACCGCCTGCATCGGTTTTAATCAAAAAAGCCTGTAAGATTGAAAAAGGTTCTGCCACATCGGTTACTGCAAAAGTTGGAAAACTTTCAAAGGCCGCATTGGAAGAAATCGCAAAAACAAAGATGCCCGATATCAATGCAAACGACATTGAAGCTGCAAAGAAAATCATTGCAGGAACTGCACGAAGTATGGGTGTAGAGGTGGAGCGCTAG
- the rpmG gene encoding 50S ribosomal protein L33, whose product MAKKTAVELVALQCSECKRRNYTTSKNRKNIQGKLELMKYCSFDRKHTLHKETKIK is encoded by the coding sequence ATGGCTAAAAAAACAGCTGTAGAGCTCGTAGCTCTTCAATGCAGCGAATGTAAAAGAAGAAATTATACTACATCTAAGAACAGAAAAAACATTCAGGGTAAGCTTGAATTGATGAAGTATTGCTCTTTTGATCGCAAGCATACATTGCATAAGGAAACAAAGATAAAGTAG
- the rplA gene encoding 50S ribosomal protein L1 — MKHGKNYKNALAKYDSAASYELPKAVDIVKELKYAKFDETVEVHVSLTLGKGQSVRDTLVLPHQFRGEKKVLVFCTDDRVKEALDAGAAYAGSTEYIEKVKSGWLDFDIAVATPDMMKDVGRLGMVLGRRGLMPNPKTGTVTTDIASAINELKKGRVEFRADKGGVVHLPIGKISMDSSKIVENVQALINETMRKKPADAKGDYIRSVSISSTMGPGVWVDYKVGE, encoded by the coding sequence ATGAAACACGGAAAAAATTACAAAAATGCACTTGCAAAGTATGATTCTGCAGCATCCTACGAGCTTCCCAAGGCTGTTGATATTGTCAAAGAGCTTAAATATGCCAAATTCGATGAAACAGTTGAAGTTCATGTAAGTTTGACCCTTGGTAAGGGGCAGAGCGTTAGAGATACCCTTGTTCTCCCCCATCAGTTTAGGGGTGAAAAAAAAGTTTTGGTTTTTTGTACGGACGACAGAGTAAAAGAAGCTCTTGACGCAGGAGCTGCCTATGCCGGTTCTACGGAGTACATCGAAAAGGTAAAGAGCGGCTGGCTCGATTTTGATATCGCGGTTGCTACCCCCGATATGATGAAGGATGTAGGACGCTTAGGTATGGTGCTCGGCCGCAGAGGCTTAATGCCTAACCCCAAGACAGGAACGGTTACCACGGATATTGCAAGCGCTATAAACGAGCTTAAAAAAGGCCGTGTAGAATTCCGTGCCGACAAGGGCGGAGTTGTACACCTTCCCATAGGAAAAATCTCTATGGATTCTTCCAAGATTGTGGAAAACGTACAGGCTCTTATCAACGAAACGATGAGAAAAAAGCCTGCCGATGCAAAGGGTGACTATATCAGATCCGTATCGATTAGTTCGACAATGGGCCCCGGTGTTTGGGTTGATTATAAGGTAGGAGAGTAA
- a CDS encoding DUF4398 domain-containing protein, producing MKKIITILIFLLVLIPLFAVSYDDNEYQRKSRAYTELAAKAYDEGDYEASIEYSKLAESYAQQSADFIQRMLAKTEAEQEMNKARTRFTWAKANGAEEKYPDAYKTAEEALNAGSIAFDNENYDVAVVCAQRVMDALSVVKGKDDTGLAELPSQYRVRTWRGEKDCLWNIAAKKEVYGNPFMWRKLYEANKDKLPDANNPNWLEPDIILTIPSIKGEKRSGLYDPSKTYKRFK from the coding sequence ATGAAAAAGATTATCACAATTTTAATATTTTTACTGGTTTTAATACCTCTTTTTGCCGTATCATATGATGATAACGAATATCAAAGAAAAAGCAGAGCTTATACGGAACTTGCAGCAAAGGCCTATGATGAAGGGGATTACGAAGCCTCAATAGAATATTCAAAGCTTGCAGAAAGCTATGCACAGCAGTCGGCAGATTTTATTCAAAGAATGCTGGCTAAAACCGAAGCTGAACAGGAAATGAACAAGGCACGTACCAGATTCACTTGGGCAAAGGCAAACGGAGCTGAAGAAAAATATCCCGATGCTTATAAGACTGCCGAAGAAGCTTTAAACGCAGGAAGCATAGCCTTCGATAACGAAAACTACGATGTAGCAGTCGTATGCGCCCAAAGAGTAATGGACGCTCTTTCAGTAGTTAAGGGAAAGGATGACACAGGCCTTGCAGAGCTTCCTTCTCAATATAGAGTTAGAACATGGAGAGGAGAAAAGGACTGTTTGTGGAATATAGCAGCAAAAAAGGAAGTCTATGGAAATCCCTTTATGTGGCGTAAGCTGTATGAAGCTAACAAGGATAAGCTTCCTGATGCAAACAATCCCAACTGGCTAGAACCGGATATTATTTTAACGATTCCGTCCATTAAAGGTGAAAAAAGATCAGGTCTCTACGATCCTTCAAAAACCTATAAACGGTTTAAATAA
- the nusG gene encoding transcription termination/antitermination protein NusG: MAKAWYILHTYSGYENKIERTIRTLIEKGIISADFVTDIKIPEELVIENKGGKKRNVKRKFLPGYMLVEMNLPDLGWKSVCSEIRKIQGVTGFLGTAGNEKPQPISPDEAKEILQKTGEIKGDKNIRVIQNFSEGQHVKIIEGAFASFTGVIDEVMTDKNKLRVMVAIFGRTTPVEVEMSQAEII, encoded by the coding sequence ATGGCTAAGGCTTGGTACATTCTTCATACCTATTCGGGTTATGAGAATAAAATTGAAAGAACAATACGTACTCTGATAGAAAAAGGGATTATCTCTGCTGATTTTGTTACAGATATAAAAATACCTGAAGAACTTGTAATTGAAAATAAGGGCGGAAAAAAACGCAATGTTAAGCGCAAGTTTCTTCCCGGTTATATGCTGGTAGAAATGAATCTTCCCGATCTTGGCTGGAAAAGCGTTTGCTCCGAAATCCGCAAAATTCAGGGTGTTACAGGTTTCTTGGGAACGGCAGGAAATGAAAAACCTCAGCCTATTTCTCCCGATGAAGCAAAGGAAATCCTGCAAAAAACAGGCGAAATTAAGGGCGATAAGAATATCCGGGTTATTCAAAATTTCAGTGAAGGACAGCATGTTAAAATCATCGAAGGTGCTTTTGCCTCGTTTACCGGCGTCATCGATGAAGTTATGACAGATAAAAATAAGTTAAGAGTTATGGTAGCGATCTTCGGCCGTACTACGCCGGTTGAAGTCGAAATGTCTCAAGCCGAAATCATTTAA
- a CDS encoding peptidase domain-containing ABC transporter — protein MKNIILQKNREDCGAACIANICRHYGKPINIGKIRRLFQSGARESSGLGIINAAETLGFSCRGAVSESKEIPKDIPLPFIAHTMRGNDNHYLVVYRSDSKYVYLQDPSEGYKKINIEVFQKNWTGVFFILLPHPDFSDKGSSSKGLTRFLPILKSHKKICAEILIASVILSFLGIISAFYFRFLIDEVLSSNLRETLTGFSVGFLGVIIFRSLLGLARNQLLMSMSYKIDTVLVYRYFEHILHLPMRFFTGKKTGELVARMNDTVTIRQVISATALTVILDSLMLIFGAIFLISLGSNLLVAALVPVVVSSVLVWFYARPYQKMIRARASAEAEKHSCIVESLNGIATIKALGAESKALERAEFKIVNAIRKGIKLASFSNYQNSLQNFIGRCGTLAIYWLGSLNILNGSMSLGQLISFVILSGYFLDPLARLLTLQPQLQEAYVAAERLAEIFDEKTEENLDNGKIESNGLAGKIDIKNLSFGYDIHSKNLKNINLSINPGERVAFVGSSGSGKTTLAKLLMKFYSAQEGDIFVDDINLKDLKNDSYRKQIGYVPQDILLFSGTIAENINWSSGNGDYRRMMTAAEISGAASFIESMPDRYNTFVGEQGTTLSGGERQRIAIARILLHNPSMLILDEATSALDGISEAEVLNTLKEIGAGRTSIIIAHRLSSIKDCDKIFVFDKGEIAEAGTHADLLEKDGVYSRLWETQNKEEVVA, from the coding sequence ATGAAAAATATAATTTTACAAAAAAACCGCGAGGATTGCGGTGCAGCATGTATTGCAAATATATGCAGGCATTATGGGAAGCCTATCAATATAGGCAAGATAAGAAGACTGTTTCAAAGCGGAGCAAGAGAAAGTTCCGGTCTAGGTATTATTAATGCTGCCGAAACCTTGGGATTTTCATGCCGAGGGGCTGTTTCGGAATCAAAAGAAATTCCCAAAGACATTCCCTTGCCCTTTATTGCCCACACTATGAGGGGGAACGATAACCACTATCTTGTCGTTTATAGATCGGATTCAAAGTATGTTTATTTGCAGGATCCTTCCGAAGGATATAAAAAAATAAACATAGAGGTTTTTCAAAAAAATTGGACAGGGGTATTTTTTATACTTTTGCCTCATCCGGATTTTTCAGACAAGGGGTCTTCATCAAAAGGTTTAACAAGATTTTTGCCTATTCTAAAATCGCACAAAAAGATATGCGCAGAAATTTTAATTGCGAGTGTTATTTTGTCTTTTTTGGGCATTATTAGTGCGTTTTATTTTAGGTTTTTGATTGATGAAGTGCTAAGTTCCAATTTAAGAGAGACTCTTACCGGTTTTTCGGTAGGTTTTTTGGGCGTAATTATTTTTAGAAGCCTTTTGGGCTTGGCCAGAAATCAGCTGCTGATGAGTATGAGTTATAAGATTGATACGGTTTTGGTGTATCGATATTTTGAGCATATTCTTCATCTGCCGATGCGCTTTTTTACCGGAAAAAAGACCGGAGAGCTTGTTGCAAGGATGAACGATACGGTTACGATAAGGCAGGTTATTTCCGCTACGGCCTTGACCGTTATTTTAGACTCCTTGATGCTTATTTTCGGAGCAATATTTTTAATCTCCCTCGGTTCCAATCTGCTTGTTGCAGCCCTTGTACCTGTGGTTGTGAGTTCGGTTTTGGTATGGTTTTATGCAAGGCCTTATCAAAAAATGATAAGGGCCAGGGCATCCGCCGAGGCCGAAAAGCACTCCTGTATTGTTGAAAGCCTGAACGGAATAGCTACGATCAAGGCCTTGGGTGCCGAATCTAAGGCCCTCGAAAGAGCCGAGTTTAAAATAGTAAATGCTATCCGAAAGGGTATCAAACTTGCATCTTTTTCAAATTATCAAAACAGTCTCCAAAATTTTATCGGAAGATGCGGAACCTTGGCTATTTATTGGCTTGGAAGTTTAAATATCTTAAACGGTTCAATGTCTTTAGGTCAATTAATTTCCTTTGTCATCCTTTCGGGCTATTTTTTGGATCCTCTTGCAAGGCTTTTAACCCTTCAGCCCCAGCTTCAAGAGGCCTATGTTGCAGCAGAAAGGCTTGCCGAAATCTTTGATGAAAAAACCGAAGAAAATTTAGATAATGGAAAAATCGAATCGAATGGCCTTGCAGGCAAAATCGATATAAAAAATTTATCCTTCGGCTATGATATTCATTCAAAGAATTTGAAGAACATAAATTTAAGTATAAATCCCGGGGAAAGGGTCGCTTTTGTCGGTTCTTCAGGTTCCGGCAAGACCACCCTTGCAAAGCTTTTGATGAAATTTTATTCTGCACAGGAAGGGGATATTTTTGTAGACGATATAAATCTAAAAGACTTAAAAAACGATTCTTACCGTAAGCAAATAGGCTATGTTCCTCAGGATATTCTATTGTTTTCCGGTACGATAGCGGAAAATATAAATTGGAGTTCGGGAAACGGAGATTATAGGCGGATGATGACCGCTGCCGAAATATCGGGCGCTGCTTCCTTTATAGAATCCATGCCCGATAGGTATAATACCTTTGTCGGCGAACAAGGCACCACCCTTTCCGGAGGAGAAAGGCAGCGTATAGCTATTGCCCGTATTCTTTTGCATAACCCCTCCATGCTGATTTTAGATGAGGCTACTTCCGCTCTGGACGGAATTTCGGAAGCGGAAGTTTTGAATACCCTCAAAGAAATCGGTGCAGGCCGTACTTCGATAATCATTGCTCACAGGTTAAGCTCTATCAAGGACTGCGATAAAATCTTCGTGTTCGATAAGGGAGAAATAGCCGAGGCGGGAACCCACGCAGACTTGCTCGAAAAAGACGGGGTTTATTCAAGATTATGGGAAACTCAAAATAAGGAGGAGGTTGTAGCATGA
- a CDS encoding TolC family protein, giving the protein MKRLVLNIIFGLILFSANAEIKTQVGISEFFDRINPLIEKNRQYKKMELGFKFNERLLFSEFASWMPSPYIDLNSSFSGVKIDKLYNSLDIAASLGISQKLPLGMSLNLAGKQSCGIFFDNKSDYSYKFSSFAGLNVPLWFMAPSALPDFVKQEFGLHQRKKRLSVLEKDKNKKALIIKMLSAIGSEKILKKKLELLKNVQNWNIEEKQKNEILFSQGKLSVLDFSEKNKKIRQEEILLFQTEQSYEVLMGEIEAMGLSFSDLSEDIDSWLDFFENFAFYLQKEASVMDELSLLQHEVSWMQSVQNFNNSIPKLFFSFGADVLPSKDHYPSFPAAFMGYWQDNPTLKWKVSMNVKINLSPLHDDFRLNKNFKILQEINALDESFLRRSIEEEKKKGLKNIEKALFTFEMSKSALEIQKKYFTLAEELYKQGRSSIRELYAAQNLLEEAQINYYSARLSYILNVLQIYNF; this is encoded by the coding sequence ATGAAAAGGCTTGTATTAAATATAATTTTTGGTCTTATTTTATTTTCGGCCAATGCTGAAATAAAAACGCAAGTCGGTATAAGCGAGTTTTTTGACAGGATAAATCCCCTAATCGAAAAAAATCGGCAATATAAAAAAATGGAATTAGGTTTTAAATTTAATGAAAGGCTTCTTTTTTCGGAATTTGCAAGCTGGATGCCTTCTCCATACATTGATCTAAACAGTTCTTTTTCGGGTGTGAAGATCGATAAGCTCTATAACAGCCTTGATATTGCTGCATCCTTAGGGATTAGTCAAAAGCTGCCTCTGGGAATGAGCCTTAATCTTGCCGGTAAACAGTCATGCGGAATCTTTTTTGATAATAAATCGGACTATTCCTATAAGTTTAGCTCTTTTGCCGGACTGAATGTGCCGCTTTGGTTTATGGCTCCTTCTGCCTTGCCTGATTTTGTAAAACAGGAATTCGGTCTGCATCAAAGGAAAAAACGGCTTTCCGTGCTTGAAAAGGATAAAAATAAAAAGGCTTTAATCATAAAAATGCTTTCAGCCATAGGCTCGGAGAAAATCTTAAAGAAAAAGCTGGAGCTTTTAAAAAATGTACAAAACTGGAATATCGAAGAAAAACAAAAAAACGAAATTTTATTTTCTCAAGGCAAGCTGTCTGTTCTTGATTTTTCCGAAAAGAACAAAAAGATTAGGCAGGAGGAAATTTTACTGTTTCAAACCGAACAAAGCTATGAAGTTCTTATGGGCGAAATCGAAGCTATGGGGTTGAGTTTTAGTGATTTGAGCGAGGATATTGATTCTTGGCTTGATTTTTTTGAAAATTTTGCCTTTTATCTTCAAAAAGAAGCATCTGTCATGGATGAGCTGAGTCTTTTACAGCATGAGGTCTCTTGGATGCAGTCGGTTCAAAATTTTAATAATAGTATTCCAAAGCTTTTTTTCTCTTTCGGTGCTGATGTGCTTCCATCAAAGGATCATTATCCGTCTTTTCCGGCAGCCTTTATGGGCTATTGGCAGGATAATCCTACACTTAAATGGAAAGTTTCTATGAATGTGAAAATAAATCTTTCTCCATTACATGATGATTTTAGGCTCAATAAAAATTTTAAAATTTTACAAGAAATTAACGCTTTGGATGAGTCTTTTTTAAGACGCAGTATTGAAGAAGAAAAAAAGAAAGGATTAAAAAATATCGAAAAAGCCCTGTTTACATTCGAAATGTCAAAATCCGCCCTTGAAATTCAAAAAAAATACTTTACCCTTGCCGAAGAGCTCTATAAGCAGGGCAGGAGTAGTATTCGCGAATTATATGCTGCTCAAAACCTCTTAGAAGAAGCCCAAATCAATTATTATTCTGCAAGATTATCATATATTTTGAACGTTTTGCAGATTTATAACTTTTAA
- a CDS encoding polysaccharide deacetylase family protein, giving the protein MKEKLKFVLPVCFIFFILLNLHSELSFESADINTEGDILFDIKADAYEGYSYKTLFKYSNENNKIEQLTFFPEKLQLLGNNKFLQVSNRFGIIRLDLKSGAVDSHSDFEPLSASNSSKIGALNNIKASPDGRWLTLVEPSTLVFGRLVLVDTNTGRRYILSNKTVRNDLPVSWSPDSKIILYEDDGVIYFARPEWFLESAFTDKNFRKLSQGKIKNLKWISSSEFVFLSGNALYRVSSTELFTKAFYAPLFSAGKLAAKIPSDFSPAFDSIFIAPDGKTAVFVKGKRNVYRIKLDGDDYVNVYSSDSIPYLLLPGNTAEVSVHWKDNSPIVFAEGLAGGSKILRAWQILPSSSSFEKIPIIEKSSFLAASSNFEIAAFKEDEGVVFYDTSLTEETGAASWKKLDVFSDEKIVSAVWKNNFTFFLGGENYIYEYNLNDSSSDTGKKKISVSSMQDYSWSDSGKEILISLKSVRNNEPEGDFSDSDNAEVLQYVSNLKWTHSSKKIMQKKNANLSDRIYIDSNSGYFANMIYIRRLKDFITRPLLEDGNFLKEKTQKKISYESANSSSVFSHGNRSGKKRVALVFDAMDDMDGIASILYTLKKNNISSTFFINGEAMRQNPNAVKEIVKSGHQCGSLFFTTWNLNDTAYRIDDNFIKQGLARNEDNFYSLTGSELSLIWHTPHYISSSLIVNAGKNAGYVFISPDVRVADWLSPDEKFAVPSLYKTSAELIEDIADEVQPGSIIPIRIGRSLSTRSDYLYYNLQLLIDVLTEMGYEITDVKTLMGLK; this is encoded by the coding sequence ATGAAAGAAAAATTAAAATTTGTATTACCGGTTTGCTTTATTTTTTTTATTTTGCTAAACCTCCATTCCGAGCTTTCGTTTGAATCTGCCGATATAAATACTGAAGGCGATATTTTATTCGATATCAAGGCAGATGCTTATGAGGGGTATTCATATAAAACTCTTTTTAAGTATTCGAATGAAAACAATAAAATAGAGCAGCTTACATTTTTCCCCGAAAAATTACAGCTTTTAGGAAACAATAAATTTTTACAGGTTTCAAACCGTTTCGGTATCATAAGGCTTGACCTTAAGTCAGGAGCTGTCGATTCCCATTCCGATTTTGAACCTCTTTCGGCATCCAATTCTTCAAAGATAGGAGCTCTTAACAATATAAAAGCAAGCCCTGACGGAAGATGGCTTACATTGGTAGAGCCATCCACCCTTGTTTTCGGCCGGCTCGTACTGGTTGACACCAATACCGGCAGAAGATATATATTGAGTAACAAAACCGTCCGAAATGATCTTCCCGTATCTTGGTCGCCTGATTCAAAGATTATTTTATATGAAGATGATGGAGTAATTTATTTTGCCAGACCTGAGTGGTTTTTGGAATCTGCTTTTACGGATAAGAATTTTAGAAAACTTTCTCAAGGTAAAATAAAGAATTTAAAATGGATTTCATCTTCGGAATTTGTTTTTTTATCGGGGAACGCTCTTTATAGGGTCTCCTCCACCGAGCTTTTTACAAAGGCTTTTTATGCGCCCTTATTTTCGGCAGGAAAGCTTGCTGCAAAAATTCCTTCGGATTTTTCTCCGGCCTTTGATTCTATTTTTATAGCACCTGACGGCAAGACGGCCGTTTTTGTTAAAGGTAAAAGAAATGTTTACCGCATTAAACTGGATGGAGATGATTATGTCAATGTTTACTCCTCGGATTCTATTCCCTATTTATTGCTTCCAGGAAACACTGCTGAAGTTTCCGTTCATTGGAAAGATAATTCCCCCATCGTTTTTGCCGAGGGTCTTGCAGGCGGCTCAAAAATTTTAAGGGCATGGCAAATTCTTCCTTCTTCTTCAAGTTTTGAAAAAATCCCCATCATCGAAAAAAGCTCGTTTCTTGCAGCCTCCTCTAATTTTGAAATTGCCGCTTTTAAGGAAGATGAGGGTGTGGTTTTCTATGATACTTCGCTCACGGAAGAAACCGGTGCGGCTTCATGGAAAAAGCTCGATGTTTTTTCGGATGAAAAAATTGTCTCGGCTGTTTGGAAAAATAATTTTACCTTTTTTTTGGGCGGTGAAAATTATATTTATGAGTATAATCTTAACGATAGTTCTTCCGATACAGGCAAGAAAAAGATTTCCGTTTCGTCAATGCAGGATTATAGCTGGTCGGACTCAGGCAAGGAAATTTTAATAAGTTTGAAAAGTGTCCGGAATAATGAGCCGGAAGGCGATTTTTCGGACTCCGATAATGCAGAAGTCTTGCAATATGTTTCAAATTTAAAATGGACCCATTCTTCAAAAAAAATCATGCAAAAGAAAAATGCTAATCTTTCGGATAGAATTTACATAGATTCAAATTCAGGCTATTTTGCGAATATGATATACATTCGCCGTCTTAAAGATTTTATAACTCGTCCGCTTTTGGAAGACGGAAACTTTTTAAAGGAAAAAACTCAAAAAAAGATTTCTTATGAGAGTGCTAATTCTTCTTCCGTTTTTTCGCATGGAAACCGTAGCGGAAAAAAACGGGTTGCCTTAGTCTTTGATGCCATGGATGATATGGACGGAATTGCAAGCATTCTTTATACCTTAAAAAAGAATAATATAAGTTCAACTTTTTTTATAAACGGCGAGGCAATGAGGCAAAACCCCAATGCCGTAAAAGAGATTGTAAAAAGCGGACACCAATGCGGCTCCCTTTTCTTTACTACATGGAATTTGAACGATACGGCTTATAGGATAGACGATAATTTTATAAAGCAGGGACTGGCCCGCAATGAGGATAATTTTTATTCTCTCACAGGTTCCGAGCTTTCCCTTATTTGGCATACTCCTCATTATATTTCTTCTTCCCTCATTGTAAATGCAGGAAAAAATGCCGGCTACGTTTTTATTTCGCCTGATGTGAGGGTGGCCGATTGGCTTAGTCCGGATGAAAAATTTGCAGTTCCTTCTCTTTATAAGACTTCTGCAGAATTAATTGAAGATATAGCTGATGAGGTTCAGCCGGGTTCTATAATTCCCATACGCATTGGCAGAAGTCTTTCAACTAGGAGCGATTATCTTTATTATAATTTACAGCTATTGATAGATGTTTTAACCGAAATGGGGTATGAGATTACAGATGTTAAAACCTTGATGGGGCTTAAGTAA